In the genome of Chryseobacterium phocaeense, the window CTCACCCAGCAAAACCTTGATAGCATCTTTATACTCATACCTTGGAATATCCGTTGCATACTTTTTAAGTTTGTATTCCAGTTTTTCTTTTAAGGTAAGGCTCGGTTTGGGAAGCTGTCTCTGTACTTCATTCATACGAACGACGTTCACAGCGTCCAGACCTAAATCTAACATTTCCTGATATCTTCTGAAATCAAAAAGATGTCCCACGAAATAAATACCTTCTAATCCATTGTCTTTAGCCAGTTGGGTCCACAGGTCTAAAAATGCCTTCACATCAGGAATGTCAAAGGCTTTATAAATCACAAACAGAGGCTTGTTGTTAACTCTTATATATCGACTGTCTTTAAAAGCAGGCAGGAGCTCGTAAAAATGAGCGGTGTAATCTTCCACCCCCGGATAAGTTTGTTCAGCTAATATTTGGTTATCAAGCCCATGCCATACCCCTTTCCAGGTCTCATTAGCCCATGCTACGCAGAATGGGAAATCCGGTTTTTTGCTTTCCACGACTTCTTTGAATACCTTTTCTAAAATCCTTTTACCATTTCCAAACCAATAATGCCAGTAGCAGAAGCCTTCTATTCCGTGGTCTTTTGCCAGCTTGGCCTGATCTTCACGAACTTCCGGAACACGCAGGTCATAAAAACCTAATTCACTGGGAAGGTTAGGCTGGTGATGGCCGGGGAATAATGGTTTTGCTTTCGTTACATTCGTCCATTCCGTAAAGCCTTTCTCCCACCATTCGTCATTTTCCGGAATGGGGTAGAATTGCGGCAGATAAAAAGCAAT includes:
- a CDS encoding glycosyltransferase WbsX family protein; the encoded protein is MKTKSRTIAFYLPQFYPIPENDEWWEKGFTEWTNVTKAKPLFPGHHQPNLPSELGFYDLRVPEVREDQAKLAKDHGIEGFCYWHYWFGNGKRILEKVFKEVVESKKPDFPFCVAWANETWKGVWHGLDNQILAEQTYPGVEDYTAHFYELLPAFKDSRYIRVNNKPLFVIYKAFDIPDVKAFLDLWTQLAKDNGLEGIYFVGHLFDFRRYQEMLDLGLDAVNVVRMNEVQRQLPKPSLTLKEKLEYKLKKYATDIPRYEYKDAIKVLLGEESRHENIMPTLFPNWDHSPRSKGKTLVLHDSNPALFREHVKYALDMVKDKPEEERIIFIKSWNEWAEGNYMEPDRRYGRQYLEVFKDENTY